From Solwaraspora sp. WMMD1047, the proteins below share one genomic window:
- a CDS encoding Ldh family oxidoreductase, with amino-acid sequence MTRPGGFVVARVPAGPLVEYLAACYRAVGVADRPARRVARVQVDTDRRGILSHGSRLAGRYLTKLADGRLNPRPRIRTVFRGGVCRRLDADGALGPWAADVAVRHAAAIARRMGAGVVAVSGCGHIGAAGSSAISGAAADMLTLVIGQTGAASVAPDGSVSPVLGNTPVAVAVPRGGHPPIVADLACGAMSWGAVSEHRTAGRPLPGDVAYDDAGLPTRDAGRAAVLRPFGGAKGSALAVIAEILAGTFTGSAALPSGERRGLLTVAIHPRGLGVAVGQVEHLAAAVRDAVPVAGIAGARLPGDRGWEAAAVADRDGIGLDAAHLRCLTDAGRRYGVDPTTLTDHLITVHAAGS; translated from the coding sequence GTGACGCGGCCCGGCGGATTCGTGGTGGCTCGGGTGCCGGCCGGACCGCTGGTCGAGTACCTGGCGGCCTGCTACCGGGCGGTGGGGGTGGCGGACCGGCCGGCGCGGCGGGTGGCCCGGGTTCAGGTCGACACCGACCGGCGGGGGATCCTGTCGCACGGCAGCCGACTCGCCGGCCGGTACCTGACGAAGCTCGCCGACGGGCGGCTCAACCCGCGACCCCGGATCCGCACCGTGTTCCGGGGCGGCGTCTGCCGCCGGCTCGACGCCGACGGTGCCCTCGGGCCCTGGGCGGCGGACGTGGCGGTTCGGCACGCCGCCGCCATCGCCCGCCGGATGGGTGCCGGCGTGGTAGCCGTGAGCGGCTGCGGACACATCGGGGCGGCCGGCTCGTCGGCGATCAGTGGCGCCGCCGCCGACATGCTGACCCTCGTCATCGGGCAGACCGGCGCGGCGAGCGTCGCCCCGGACGGCTCGGTGTCGCCGGTGCTCGGCAACACCCCGGTCGCTGTCGCCGTACCGCGCGGCGGCCACCCGCCGATCGTCGCCGACCTCGCCTGCGGCGCGATGTCCTGGGGCGCCGTCTCCGAACATCGCACCGCCGGCCGGCCGCTGCCCGGCGACGTCGCGTACGACGATGCGGGTCTGCCCACCCGCGACGCCGGCCGGGCGGCCGTGCTGCGGCCGTTCGGTGGGGCCAAGGGCTCCGCGTTGGCGGTGATCGCCGAGATCCTCGCCGGCACCTTCACCGGCTCCGCCGCCCTGCCGTCGGGCGAGCGGCGCGGACTGCTCACCGTGGCGATCCACCCCCGCGGCCTCGGGGTCGCTGTCGGGCAGGTCGAACACCTCGCCGCCGCGGTGCGCGACGCGGTGCCCGTTGCCGGCATCGCGGGAGCCCGGCTCCCCGGCGACCGGGGCTGGGAGGCGGCCGCCGTCGCCGACCGGGACGGCATCGGCCTGGACGCCGCGCACCTGCGCTGCCTGACCGACGCCGGCCGCCGGTACGGCGTCGACCCCACCACGCTGACCGACCACCTCATCACCGTCCATGCCGCAGGTTCCTGA